One stretch of Lacrimispora sphenoides DNA includes these proteins:
- a CDS encoding ABC transporter permease, with the protein MKAGEKKNGVSLGVLSKWCGEFSFIIVFVLIFLVYALTSNGLTWSGTMNIFRHSAVVGIIGLGMGLVCMTGEIDLSVGSMLALNSGLSVIMFNITDHILMTLLFALLFGAVCGLINGLLVGYIKMPAFIVTLATMLIFRSFAQYICQHIDKALAGGGSSVYRMIKELSSYQPFYGLGNGKILTVPIVGLILILMTALFVYITTSTKYGKKVYAVGSNAKGAQMAGINVSLMKVSVFVLAGILTGLASFLWVAMNASSDPATTGSSYEMYAIAAVVLGGISMSGGKGKCLGILFGAMSYTIIDKIIVALKMDSLINDAIKGIILILVIVVQIIGPRIKERLTRHNEKVS; encoded by the coding sequence ATGAAGGCAGGAGAAAAGAAAAACGGAGTGTCCCTTGGGGTTCTGTCCAAATGGTGCGGGGAATTCAGTTTTATTATCGTATTTGTACTGATCTTTTTGGTATATGCCCTCACCAGCAACGGGCTGACCTGGAGCGGCACCATGAATATTTTCCGTCATTCGGCAGTGGTGGGAATCATTGGTCTGGGAATGGGACTGGTATGTATGACCGGGGAAATCGATTTATCGGTAGGTTCCATGCTGGCATTAAACAGCGGGCTGTCGGTCATCATGTTTAATATCACAGATCATATACTGATGACATTATTGTTTGCCCTTTTATTTGGTGCGGTCTGCGGCTTAATCAACGGCCTGCTGGTGGGATACATAAAAATGCCGGCCTTTATTGTTACTTTAGCGACCATGCTGATCTTCCGTTCCTTTGCCCAATATATCTGCCAGCATATCGATAAGGCTCTGGCAGGAGGCGGAAGCAGCGTATACCGGATGATCAAAGAACTGTCCTCTTATCAGCCGTTTTACGGCCTTGGAAACGGAAAGATCCTTACCGTTCCCATTGTGGGACTGATCCTGATTTTAATGACGGCATTATTTGTTTATATAACGACTAGCACCAAGTATGGAAAAAAGGTATATGCGGTGGGAAGCAATGCGAAGGGAGCACAGATGGCGGGGATCAATGTGAGTCTCATGAAGGTTTCCGTATTTGTTCTTGCAGGAATCCTGACAGGGCTTGCCTCCTTTTTATGGGTGGCCATGAACGCTTCTTCTGACCCGGCCACAACCGGAAGCAGCTATGAAATGTATGCCATTGCGGCAGTTGTATTAGGCGGCATCAGCATGTCCGGAGGAAAGGGCAAATGCCTGGGAATCTTATTTGGAGCCATGTCTTATACGATCATTGACAAGATCATCGTTGCACTTAAGATGGATTCTCTCATCAACGATGCAATCAAGGGTATCATCCTGATTCTGGTGATCGTGGTTCAGATCATAGGGCCGAGGATCAAGGAAAGGCTGACTAGGCATAATGAAAAGGTCTCATAA
- a CDS encoding sugar ABC transporter ATP-binding protein, translating into MSLLEMSGISKAFNGVQVLKGVRLTVEQGEVHALLGENGAGKSTLMNVLTGVFSKDSGTIAFDGKEIDTITIRQSEELGIAFVHQELNLFNDLKVYENIFLGKEYQNRLGKLNKRKMMEETERLFLELGVDINSGELVANLKTSQKQMLEIAKALFFKAKLLILDEPTTSLNNEEVKHLFSIVNHLKKTGTSFIFISHKMPEIFELADRYTVFRNGEFIGDGAIDKTTPEEVTGLMVGENYSAGEVYEKRKPGEVVLELHDFSGPGFEQVSLQVKKGQIIGLTGLQGSGSSELMQCMFGVTEAISGEMKVRGKRVPSHSIHKAMEANIAMLASNRKENSVIPDMNLLENMYLAEHTLSARRPHIQKRKEEERFEAFKTLLNIKARSSSDSILSLSGGNQQKVFIARWLNTDADILLFDNPTQGIDVGAKAEIYKLILEMAKKGKTILINTLEIPEIQKVADFCAVFYNGRMIKILEHDEINDTTVMLYSTNAVNQEIGG; encoded by the coding sequence ATGAGTTTATTGGAAATGAGTGGGATCAGCAAGGCATTTAACGGAGTCCAGGTACTAAAGGGAGTCCGCTTAACCGTCGAACAGGGGGAGGTTCATGCCCTGCTTGGAGAAAATGGGGCAGGGAAGTCGACTTTGATGAACGTGCTGACAGGAGTATTTTCCAAAGACAGCGGAACCATTGCATTTGACGGAAAAGAGATCGATACCATCACCATCAGACAATCGGAGGAACTTGGAATTGCCTTTGTCCATCAGGAACTGAATCTGTTTAACGATTTAAAGGTCTATGAAAATATTTTTCTGGGGAAAGAGTATCAGAACAGGCTTGGAAAACTGAACAAACGAAAGATGATGGAAGAAACGGAGAGGTTATTCCTTGAACTGGGAGTTGACATAAATTCAGGTGAGCTGGTGGCGAATTTAAAGACCAGCCAGAAGCAGATGCTGGAGATTGCAAAGGCGCTGTTTTTTAAGGCAAAGCTGCTGATCTTAGATGAACCTACCACTTCCTTAAATAACGAAGAAGTAAAGCATTTGTTCAGCATAGTCAATCATTTAAAAAAGACAGGAACCTCCTTTATTTTTATTTCCCACAAAATGCCGGAGATTTTTGAACTGGCTGACCGGTATACTGTATTCCGTAATGGTGAGTTTATAGGAGACGGCGCCATTGATAAAACGACTCCGGAAGAGGTAACAGGGCTCATGGTAGGAGAGAATTATTCTGCCGGTGAGGTCTATGAAAAGAGAAAACCCGGTGAAGTGGTTCTGGAGCTTCATGATTTTTCAGGGCCTGGATTTGAACAAGTGTCCTTGCAGGTCAAAAAAGGCCAGATCATCGGACTCACCGGACTTCAAGGCTCCGGAAGCAGCGAGCTGATGCAGTGCATGTTTGGGGTTACTGAGGCTATATCAGGAGAAATGAAGGTCAGGGGAAAACGGGTGCCCTCCCATTCGATCCATAAAGCCATGGAAGCAAACATCGCCATGCTGGCATCCAACCGAAAAGAAAATTCCGTCATCCCGGACATGAATCTGCTGGAAAACATGTACCTGGCGGAGCATACCTTATCGGCACGCAGGCCTCACATTCAAAAACGGAAGGAAGAAGAGCGGTTTGAAGCGTTTAAGACCCTGTTAAATATCAAGGCAAGAAGCAGCTCAGATTCCATTCTATCCTTAAGCGGCGGAAACCAGCAGAAGGTATTTATTGCCCGATGGCTGAATACGGATGCGGATATTCTGCTGTTTGATAATCCTACTCAAGGCATCGACGTAGGAGCCAAGGCTGAGATTTATAAGCTGATACTGGAAATGGCAAAAAAGGGAAAGACCATACTCATCAATACTCTGGAAATACCGGAGATCCAGAAGGTAGCAGATTTCTGTGCTGTTTTTTACAACGGAAGAATGATCAAAATTCTGGAGCACGATGAAATCAATGATACTACGGTCATGCTGTATTCTACAAATGCTGTGAACCAGGAAATAGGAGGATAA
- a CDS encoding substrate-binding domain-containing protein, whose amino-acid sequence MKKAAAIILAALVAAAGTACSQVKPADTTTAAAKTESTSAETVKETEAVKEGTHIYVLTVPEDHGWTGSVATFAKQKIQEVNENGTYTSELITSANAAEQIRNIEDIVSKGEKNIAMVIQPIDDTVQSAIQGVIDARIPYVAFDRIIDGVAGKAVSNVKGDNSGIGAGAAAYFVSLGLTPGEPIYVYEGDTSSVTTLRDEGFTKYLTGELEFGGEVINADKKWSQDDIKSITYSGAMNWSRSDTKTSFESLMGDSKNAKIKWFYAEDDELAMGILEALSGGGIDEATKDTFLSGKPVITGCGGLDELYEVLRGKSYEDIASKCGGIMSVTYSPSMIQTAIEDMVDYLDEKQVTQDHVIACENVTSENVNEYPSF is encoded by the coding sequence ATGAAAAAAGCAGCAGCAATTATTTTGGCGGCATTGGTGGCGGCAGCAGGAACTGCATGTTCCCAGGTAAAACCGGCAGACACCACAACAGCGGCAGCAAAGACAGAGTCAACATCAGCGGAAACTGTGAAAGAAACAGAGGCCGTAAAAGAAGGTACTCATATTTATGTTCTGACCGTACCAGAAGATCATGGCTGGACCGGTTCTGTAGCTACCTTTGCAAAACAGAAGATCCAGGAAGTAAATGAAAACGGCACTTACACCTCGGAACTCATCACCTCAGCCAATGCGGCAGAGCAGATCCGGAACATCGAGGATATCGTTTCCAAAGGAGAAAAGAACATTGCAATGGTCATCCAGCCCATTGATGATACGGTACAGTCTGCGATTCAGGGCGTGATCGATGCAAGAATTCCCTATGTGGCATTTGACCGGATCATTGACGGCGTTGCCGGTAAGGCCGTGTCCAATGTAAAAGGCGACAATTCCGGCATCGGCGCAGGTGCTGCCGCTTATTTTGTTTCCCTGGGACTTACACCGGGAGAGCCGATCTACGTTTATGAAGGCGACACTTCTTCCGTTACCACACTGCGGGATGAAGGCTTCACCAAATACTTAACAGGGGAACTGGAATTTGGCGGAGAAGTCATTAATGCAGATAAGAAATGGAGCCAGGATGACATAAAATCCATTACATATTCCGGAGCAATGAACTGGAGCCGCTCAGACACAAAAACATCCTTTGAATCCCTGATGGGAGACAGCAAAAACGCCAAGATCAAATGGTTTTATGCAGAAGATGATGAGCTTGCCATGGGAATCTTAGAGGCTCTTTCCGGAGGCGGAATTGATGAGGCAACCAAGGATACCTTCCTTTCCGGCAAACCCGTTATCACCGGCTGCGGCGGACTTGACGAACTGTACGAAGTACTTCGGGGAAAATCCTATGAGGATATCGCATCAAAATGCGGAGGCATCATGTCAGTAACCTACAGCCCATCTATGATTCAGACAGCGATTGAAGATATGGTGGATTACTTAGATGAAAAACAGGTGACCCAGGATCATGTGATCGCCTGCGAAAATGTAACATCAGAAAATGTAAATGAGTACCCATCCTTTTAG
- a CDS encoding sugar phosphate isomerase/epimerase family protein: MKLGFVSAILAEWTFEEMIDTAAAMGFQCVEVACWPQGKAERRYAGVSHIDVAGLTEEKAEYIRNYCIERNVDISALAFYPNVMEEDKEKRQDNISHLKKVIDASDVLGVRLVTTFIGRDQTKTVEENLELVKEIWPPILAHAEEKNVRIAIENCPMLFGREQWPGGQNLMTSPANWEKIFEILPNENLGINYDPSHFVWQMMDYIKPLYQFRDKIFHVHYKDIKLYEDELKKVGTMAYPLDYMSPKLPGLGDVNWGKYVSALTDIGYNGFTCIEVEDRAFEGSREKILDSLKLSKKYMDQFII; encoded by the coding sequence ATGAAACTGGGATTTGTCAGTGCAATTCTTGCTGAATGGACTTTTGAGGAAATGATCGATACGGCGGCAGCTATGGGTTTCCAGTGCGTGGAAGTGGCTTGCTGGCCCCAGGGAAAAGCAGAACGCAGGTATGCGGGAGTCAGCCACATTGACGTGGCCGGTTTAACAGAGGAAAAGGCGGAGTACATAAGAAACTACTGCATAGAACGTAATGTGGATATTTCCGCCCTTGCTTTTTATCCCAACGTAATGGAAGAGGATAAGGAAAAAAGGCAGGACAATATTTCCCATCTTAAGAAGGTGATCGATGCCAGCGATGTCCTGGGCGTTCGTCTGGTGACCACTTTTATCGGCAGGGACCAGACAAAGACCGTAGAAGAGAACTTAGAGCTGGTGAAAGAAATATGGCCGCCCATTCTTGCCCATGCAGAGGAAAAAAATGTGCGGATCGCCATTGAGAACTGCCCCATGCTGTTTGGCAGGGAGCAGTGGCCCGGCGGGCAGAACCTGATGACATCTCCGGCGAACTGGGAAAAGATATTTGAGATCCTGCCCAATGAAAATCTTGGGATCAATTATGATCCTTCCCATTTTGTCTGGCAGATGATGGATTATATTAAGCCTCTTTACCAGTTCCGGGATAAGATTTTTCACGTCCATTATAAGGACATTAAATTGTATGAGGATGAGTTAAAAAAGGTGGGGACCATGGCATATCCTCTGGATTATATGTCGCCAAAGCTTCCCGGCCTTGGGGATGTGAACTGGGGAAAATATGTCAGCGCATTAACGGATATCGGTTACAACGGTTTCACTTGCATTGAAGTTGAGGACAGGGCGTTTGAGGGCTCCAGGGAAAAGATCCTTGACAGTCTGAAACTGTCTAAGAAATATATGGACCAGTTTATCATTTAG
- a CDS encoding Gfo/Idh/MocA family protein, which yields MKVGIIGCGRVAQTRHIPEYGAHPGVQIAGYYDFNEERARELAAVYGGKVYDSADALLADRGIDAVSICTANHTHAEITIKALRSGKHVLCEKPMAVSLEECKAMVHAAAENNRQLMIGQNQRFAKAHVRAKGLLLVDTIGKVLTFKTTFGHGGPETWSIDGANSWFFDKDRASMGAMADLGVHKTDLIQYLLGQKVAAVTAQLLTLDKRYESGELIGVDDNAICIYEMENGAIGTMTASWTYYGREDNSTVLYGTKGIMKIYDDPEHSISVVLKNGEQILYDIDKIQTNDNQTKSGIIDAFVDALEVGAEVPVSGADVLSAMEAVFACLKSGREKRRIVIRKKGER from the coding sequence ATGAAGGTAGGAATCATTGGGTGCGGAAGGGTCGCACAGACAAGACACATCCCTGAATACGGGGCGCATCCCGGAGTCCAGATTGCAGGCTATTATGATTTCAACGAGGAACGGGCAAGGGAGCTGGCTGCAGTTTACGGCGGAAAGGTATATGATTCTGCAGATGCTTTGCTGGCTGACCGGGGAATCGATGCAGTGAGTATCTGTACGGCCAATCATACACATGCGGAAATTACAATCAAGGCCCTTCGGTCGGGAAAGCATGTACTTTGTGAAAAGCCCATGGCTGTAAGCCTTGAGGAATGTAAAGCAATGGTACACGCGGCGGCAGAGAACAACCGGCAGCTGATGATCGGACAAAATCAGAGATTTGCCAAAGCTCATGTACGGGCAAAGGGGCTTCTTTTAGTAGATACGATCGGAAAGGTCCTCACATTTAAGACCACATTCGGGCATGGCGGGCCGGAAACCTGGAGCATCGATGGGGCTAACAGTTGGTTTTTTGATAAAGATAGGGCTTCCATGGGAGCCATGGCTGATCTGGGGGTTCATAAGACGGATTTAATTCAATATCTTCTGGGCCAGAAAGTCGCAGCTGTGACTGCCCAGCTGCTGACGCTGGATAAGAGATACGAGTCAGGAGAGCTGATCGGTGTGGATGACAATGCCATCTGCATCTATGAGATGGAAAATGGTGCCATAGGTACCATGACAGCCAGCTGGACTTATTATGGCAGGGAAGATAATTCTACAGTCCTTTATGGGACTAAGGGGATCATGAAGATCTATGATGATCCGGAACATTCCATTTCCGTGGTTTTGAAAAATGGGGAGCAAATATTATACGATATTGATAAGATACAGACCAATGACAATCAGACAAAATCCGGGATTATTGATGCATTTGTGGATGCTCTGGAGGTGGGGGCAGAGGTGCCGGTCAGCGGGGCTGATGTATTAAGCGCCATGGAAGCTGTGTTTGCCTGCCTGAAGTCTGGCAGGGAAAAACGAAGGATCGTTATCAGGAAAAAGGGGGAAAGATAG
- a CDS encoding cyclic lactone autoinducer peptide encodes MKKNFKETALTLLSKAALSTSKKEANSACICIGYQPKMPESVTKFKKNI; translated from the coding sequence ATGAAGAAAAATTTCAAAGAAACAGCTTTAACTTTACTTTCAAAGGCCGCATTATCCACATCTAAGAAGGAGGCAAACTCAGCATGTATTTGCATTGGGTATCAGCCTAAAATGCCTGAGAGCGTTACAAAGTTCAAAAAGAACATTTAG
- a CDS encoding LacI family DNA-binding transcriptional regulator codes for MKQEKITIEEIARQAGVSPATVSRVLNHREQVKADTAKRVESTMAALGYAFESTAPPSIEDQPLIVLNIPGIENVFYQEVIKGARVSAKAHGCHLLINESPLDRSSIRNFCNLLHRVNAAGSILLNRASEEHLKQIRAITPLVQCCEYNEDAAGYPYVSIDDFSAAEAATGYLYHCGCNKIALINGPLSFKYAVKRQEGYLSALKKAEISVPQNWIIQLPEINYQMAYAAICRLLNSEPRPNAFFVVSDIFAAAVIRAAKRFKLNVPKDIMVVGFDNIEFSTMTCPSITTVNQPCLQLGYTACEMLLEMMENPSSSPKSLILDAELVIRESTAKI; via the coding sequence ATGAAACAGGAAAAAATTACAATAGAAGAAATTGCAAGACAGGCGGGAGTTTCACCGGCCACCGTCTCCCGCGTGTTAAATCACAGGGAGCAGGTCAAGGCAGATACCGCCAAACGGGTAGAAAGCACTATGGCCGCTCTTGGATATGCCTTTGAATCCACCGCTCCGCCCTCCATTGAAGATCAACCGCTGATCGTTCTGAATATTCCTGGAATTGAAAATGTTTTCTATCAGGAGGTTATAAAAGGGGCCAGAGTCTCGGCAAAAGCCCATGGCTGTCATCTGCTCATTAATGAATCACCTTTGGACCGGAGTTCCATCCGCAATTTCTGCAATCTGCTCCACCGGGTCAATGCTGCCGGTTCTATTCTTTTGAACCGGGCATCGGAAGAACACTTAAAACAGATACGCGCCATCACCCCTCTGGTGCAGTGCTGTGAATACAACGAGGACGCCGCAGGATATCCCTATGTCAGCATTGACGATTTTTCCGCTGCAGAGGCGGCCACCGGATATCTCTATCATTGCGGCTGCAATAAGATCGCCCTCATCAATGGGCCTTTAAGCTTTAAGTATGCGGTAAAGCGGCAGGAGGGATATTTGAGCGCCTTAAAAAAGGCGGAAATCTCTGTCCCTCAAAACTGGATCATACAGCTTCCGGAGATCAACTACCAGATGGCCTACGCTGCCATATGCCGTTTATTAAACAGTGAGCCAAGGCCCAACGCCTTCTTTGTGGTCTCCGATATATTTGCAGCTGCTGTCATCCGGGCGGCAAAGCGTTTTAAACTCAATGTACCAAAGGACATCATGGTGGTGGGCTTTGATAACATCGAATTTTCAACTATGACCTGTCCTTCCATCACAACGGTCAACCAGCCCTGCCTGCAGCTTGGGTATACTGCCTGTGAGATGCTTCTGGAAATGATGGAAAATCCCTCCAGCTCCCCAAAATCACTGATCCTGGACGCAGAACTGGTGATCCGGGAATCAACTGCAAAAATCTGA
- a CDS encoding accessory gene regulator B family protein, translated as MRRIVGYISKSMVKDGIILESEQDIYDFGIECLLLKLIHYISYITIAVMMQQVFDLFVMACAFYPIRVNAGGYHARTRIGCYFVSCLTVFSGLLFYRQNFSDKVYIICWLAASIIIYFNAPIDNEGKIMSRSEIEYYKKKTRVVIIVLGVLIGGVWGLNKDYIGKMLICGIVISAIAIFIEKQRRKLRDEHDSQK; from the coding sequence ATGAGAAGAATAGTTGGTTACATATCAAAAAGCATGGTCAAAGATGGTATAATTTTAGAATCAGAGCAGGATATCTATGATTTCGGAATAGAATGTTTGCTTTTAAAATTAATACACTACATTTCTTATATAACCATTGCAGTCATGATGCAGCAAGTCTTTGATTTGTTTGTAATGGCATGCGCCTTTTATCCCATACGGGTTAATGCAGGCGGCTATCATGCCAGGACGAGAATAGGCTGCTACTTTGTATCATGTTTGACGGTTTTTTCTGGCTTGTTGTTTTACAGGCAAAACTTTAGCGATAAGGTTTATATTATATGTTGGCTGGCTGCTTCTATCATTATCTACTTCAATGCTCCTATCGATAACGAAGGAAAAATCATGAGCCGGTCAGAAATAGAATATTACAAAAAAAAGACCAGAGTGGTTATCATAGTTCTTGGTGTATTAATAGGGGGAGTTTGGGGATTAAATAAAGATTATATCGGCAAAATGTTGATTTGTGGAATTGTAATTTCGGCGATTGCAATATTCATAGAAAAACAAAGAAGAAAATTGAGAGATGAACATGATTCCCAAAAGTAG